Proteins encoded in a region of the Elaeis guineensis isolate ETL-2024a chromosome 7, EG11, whole genome shotgun sequence genome:
- the LOC105048557 gene encoding zinc finger protein STAMENLESS 1-like translates to MRPEGNPLDLNNLPEEYGKQALEESSTTTAASTDTTRFKKKKSEGKDDSAKVYECRFCSLKFCKSQALGGHMNRHRQERETETLNRARQLVFSNEGLAGAGAHMGSLRDLNLGGTQPIPPGGFQHRGGGIGDPCLQYRPVYPRLTTPSPPLQPYVYPTTSSHPIPYPSPHPSMGDYFIGHVLNSSSQHQVHRPSYEPDSSYTCFGAPLAHGLPMEGVRAPMGRESSGNQADGMNWSYGHGPHMDSSSSTIDRFRDNF, encoded by the exons AT GAGGCCAGAGGGGAACCCATTAGACCTCAACAACTTGCCCGAGGAATATGGCAAGCAGGCTTTGGAAGAGAGCTCGACGACAACTGCTGCATCCACCGATACTACGA ggtttaagaaaaagaagagcgaaGGAAAGGACGACAGTGCAAAGGTTTACGAGTGCCGGTTTTGCTCCCTAAAGTTCTGCAAGTCTCAAGCCTTGGGTGGCCACATGAACCGGCATCGCCAAG aGAGAGAGACTGAGACTCTTAACCGAGCTCGTCAACTCGTGTTCAGCAATGAAGGTCTGGCCGGAGCCGGCGCTCATATGGG AAGCTTGAGAGATCTAAACCTTGGGGGCACGCAACCTATCCCTCCAGGAGGCTTCCAGCACAGAGGTGGCGGCATCGGAGACCCATGTCTTCAATACCGGCCAGTCTATCCGAGGCTAACGACACCATCACCACCTCTGCAACCATATGTTTACCCTACGACTTCCTCACACCCCATCCCCTACCCATCTCCCCATCCTTCTATGGGCGATTACTTCATAGGCCACGTCCTCAACAGCAGCTCCCAGCACCAAGTACATCGCCCCAGTTATGAACCTGATTCGAGCTACACTTGCTTTGGAGCTCCTCTTGCTCACGGCTTGCCCATGGAAGGGGTGCGGGCGCCTATGGGTAGAGAGAGTTCTGGTAATCAAGCAGACGGGATGAACTGGAGCTATGGACACGGCCCGCACATGGATTCCTCCTCCTCTACCATCGATCGATTTCGGGATAACTTCTGA